A segment of the Ammospiza caudacuta isolate bAmmCau1 chromosome 2, bAmmCau1.pri, whole genome shotgun sequence genome:
CACTCAAAAGTAGCATTTTTGCCTCTTCAAATCTACTGCTTTAAAACAGAAACACTGAGGAACCCTACAATAGTACTAATTAAGAAAAATGACAATTTTGTCCTTAATTTTACTACCATTACACATTTTCCACAAAAGGCCCTGCTCTTGAGTGTACAAACATTATGAGACCTccatgaaataaatataaatgtgaagCATTGTACAAGCATCTTAACAATGAATAGTTAACACTTCATGGTAGTTAAAATGGTAATAGAAGCAGATGACATTTCTAAAAATGCATATATAAaactgattaaatatttctaaacATAAAGTTGTCTATATTTATACAtcacacaacaaaaaaagggaCAGAAATGTTTTGTATTCAAGATCCTTAATAAGCTTTTCTGTTATTAGCACTCCCAAGTGCTAGGGAAATTTATAAAAACATGTACTTAATCCAGTTAAAATACTGTACAAAATGAAGATGTTATGAATGCTGCCAGatctcagatttattttttttaaagttgccTATGTAACAAAAGTAGATTTTAATTATAAGAAAAATAACTTGCAAAGTATTCCAAAAATTATCTTAAGCCCAACAATAAAGTGATTAATCTGACAACGAAATCCAGATATATTCTTGCATAAATTTACACAAATACAGGTAAATTATCAAATGGCATTTAACCTACTGGTTGCTTTGAATAGTCAGTGAGTTTAGTAGGATCATATTCAACAGGCTATTCTATTCCCATATGAAATGTGTGGCAATTTTGAGTAAAATAAAGCAGTTCGTACTGCTGCAAGGCAAGTCCACAGTTATCTCAATTCATCAAAACACAGGTAACATCAACGAAGGTTAAACTTACTTAGGGCATGAGATCATCACAGTATTCTTACAAAAGTTTATAAACTTTTCTTAGACCGAAACAGATAGTCTTAAAAAACAATTCTTCTTCTACAGATCATACTGTACAAAACCGAAAGCACAACATGATGCAAGTAAGAGTCTTTGCTGTGATTATATGGTGTAGTGAATTTGGCACTTCAGAGTAACGAAATTTCCAATGGCACAGTTCTTATCTACAGCAGCACATAACCTGCAAACCTTGGGCAAACATCCTGTACAGGAAAATACTCTCTCTGCTGCCAACTCTGACGAAAGgaaggcaaaaggaaaaaaagaccaaaaaagcaaaaaaagttaGTGCATGTGCACAGCTTTgtcaagaaaattaaaaagaaaggtgAAGGACATCTTTGTACTGCTTTTCTCAGTTCCTGCTGTCAGACAAGTCTGGAGAATTTAACCATAGCctaggaagaaagaaaaaaaaacaaaaaagaacaaattaacATTCACAACAGATGAATAAATCTATTAAAATATGCTCAAGCTAGCTTTAAGATATttaaatggggggaaaaaaatattcattacTGGCTAGTAACCAGCAAGTTTTTTGTTTAGAACATCGATGACAAAACATTAGTGCTCCACATGAAGTAAGAGAAGTTGGTACTTGACAGTCCTAATGCACCAGTGCAAACCTGACTCTCAAACTAACAAAGGACTGGAAAGCGACTGACTGTTACCGAGGGAGTTCACAGGCCAACACAGAAGAACTCCCAGATTTTAAGCATCttgacatttctttcttttccctttagCTGTTTTGCAGACTTATTATGAAAAGCACAGCTTACCTCCTACTACATCCTAGCCTGACACCCAACTGTGTGTGGTTGTCTTTACGCTGTGCTGAAAACTTTGGTTAGGCAATACACTGTCAAAGTTAAAATCTAACGTTTCTCCATCCATAAGGTCATTACGGATAATCGACTCCATGTCACAGTCCAACCGTTCAATTAACATGTCATCTAAGTCACTGGGAAGCTTCTCCTGGTGGAGGGAAACAATTCCCACCCTCCCGTAGCCATTACAACTGTTAACAGGGGCATACGGATTCATGGCATTCATCTGCATCGGGTGACTCATAGGCACTTGTAGCGAAGTCTTCACTGTCGACAGGCGGTTTAGCCCCGACGTGTGCGACATGGTGTTCACTGTGTGTGACAAGGCACGGCCATTGACTGCTGGCTGGTTATGTCCCTGGTGAGGGCGGGCGTTGGGGTTCATCATCTTGTTGTGGGGCGGCTGGCTGCCATAGTTGGGCACCACCGAGTTGGTGACCATCAGCACGCTCTGGCCCAGCGCCCTGCCGCCAGCCTGGGAAACACCAGTGTCCACCGATGCCAGGATATCATTGTGCGGCGGAGAGTCGGAGGTCAGCAACTCCTTCAGAAGTCCCGCAGGACAGTTGTATTGGCTCATCGATCCGTAGCTTGGCTTACTGTCTTGGAGAGTCTGCATAGGAATCTGGGACAAGGAGCTCATGCTAGCTTGAGCGTAAGTGAATTTCCTGTAGTCAGGATTTGGTGAACCTATACTTGTGGTCGAGGATGCGAATGAGTAACCTGGTGTTTGCTGCATCAGGGTGGCAGATGAAGACTGGGTTGACACAGTCATTGATGTATTAGGTGATAAGAGATTGAGATTATCCAAAAGAttttccatgttctcagaaTTACTCATTTCTGAAAGGCTTGGTAGAGTAGAAGTCATTTTGGTGGTTGATGATGGGTATACCATGGAGTGCACATCCCCATCTCCAAGGTCATCTTGCTCTGGCAAAATAGGAGAAAGTCTTCCACTAATTGTGCTAGCATTAGAGCTCGTTCTAGGTCGAAATGTACTCCAGTTATCAAAGTCGTCGTTACTGTGAGAGCTGGGACTTGCAGGCCACTTTGAGAACTGTGACCCGGGGCTGTCACCATTTCCCTCTTGACCAGACTGAAGGGATGCTTTTTTcttggcagctctgcctctgcttttGGCAAACTTGCTGTTGTTATCCATGGATGCTGCTCGCCTCCTAGGAGATTTGCCACTCTTCCCTCCTTCAGGATTGAGCATCCACCAGGAACTCTTCCCTGTTCCTTCATTCTGCACTCTGATGAACTTGCTGTGCAGAGACAGGTTGTGACGGATTGaattctgaaaaacagaatagCATGTAAGAAATGGAGAAGACATGCATCTTTTATGGCATACTAACACCTGCTTTTGTAAGCATACTCTCATTTTGTTAGAAAACACAGGGGTAATCATTAAATAAGAAAACATGCCAGCCTGGAAACCTCTTTTATCTCCTCATCGCTCTGAACTGGCTGAAACAAGCTTGCAAAGAGTCACCATGTCAATTTGTCTGTCATCTTCCTCCATCACATCTGACATTATAAAAAGTTCAATAAAACTGCAGGAAccattctgaaataaaaattccacataaaggagaaaaataagcCAGAAGATCAAGAAGATGACTGAAGTGAGTCATCTA
Coding sequences within it:
- the FOXO1 gene encoding forkhead box protein O1 isoform X1, coding for MAEAPQLVDIDPDFEPLPRPRSCTWPLPRPEFNPPSSATSSPAPSCGGQPDGAAGAAAGAGATASGALSADFISNLSLLEESEDFAPLPPAAAPPEAAACRCGDFPAPEAGCRLHPPGPPPVPPVPPPVAGLSPGPVPGQPRKSSSSRRNAWGNLSYADLITKAIESSPEKRLTLSQIYEWMVKSVPYFKDKGDSNSSAGWKNSIRHNLSLHSKFIRVQNEGTGKSSWWMLNPEGGKSGKSPRRRAASMDNNSKFAKSRGRAAKKKASLQSGQEGNGDSPGSQFSKWPASPSSHSNDDFDNWSTFRPRTSSNASTISGRLSPILPEQDDLGDGDVHSMVYPSSTTKMTSTLPSLSEMSNSENMENLLDNLNLLSPNTSMTVSTQSSSATLMQQTPGYSFASSTTSIGSPNPDYRKFTYAQASMSSLSQIPMQTLQDSKPSYGSMSQYNCPAGLLKELLTSDSPPHNDILASVDTGVSQAGGRALGQSVLMVTNSVVPNYGSQPPHNKMMNPNARPHQGHNQPAVNGRALSHTVNTMSHTSGLNRLSTVKTSLQVPMSHPMQMNAMNPLWLNSPDLSDSRN
- the FOXO1 gene encoding forkhead box protein O1 isoform X2, translating into MAEAPQLVDIDPDFEPLPRPRSCTWPLPRPEFNPPSSATSSPAPSCGGQPDGAAGAAAGAGATASGALSADFISNLSLLEESEDFAPLPPAAAPPEAAACRCGDFPAPEAGCRLHPPGPPPVPPVPPPVAGLSPGPVPGQPRKSSSSRRNAWGNLSYADLITKAIESSPEKRLTLSQIYEWMVKSVPYFKDKGDSNSSAGWKNSIRHNLSLHSKFIRVQNEGTGKSSWWMLNPEGGKSGKSPRRRAASMDNNSKFAKSRGRAAKKKASLQSGQEGNGDSPGSQFSKWPASPSSHSNDDFDNWSTFRPRTSSNASTISGRLSPILPEQDDLGDGDVHSMVYPSSTTKMTSTLPSLSEMSNSENMENLLDNLNLLSPNTSMTVSTQSSSATLMQQTPGYSFASSTTSIGSPNPDYRKFTYAQASMSSLSQIPMQTLQDSKPSYGSMSQYNCPAGLLKELLTSDSPPHNDILASVDTGVSQAGGRALGQSVLMVTNSVVPNYGSQPPHNKMMNPNARPHQGHNQPAVNGRALSHTVNTMSHTSGLNRLSTVKTSLQVPMSHPMQMNAMNPYAPVNSCNGYGRVGIVSLHQEKLPSDLDDMLIERLDCDMESIIRNDLMDGETLDFNFDSVLPNQSFQHSVKTTTHSWVSG